From Leptotrichia wadei, one genomic window encodes:
- a CDS encoding manganese-dependent inorganic pyrophosphatase, whose amino-acid sequence MSILVFGHKNPDTDTICSAIAYAELKNKLGKDVKAVRLGEVNEETKYALNYFKVEKPELVENVAGKEIILVDHNERTQTADGFEEAKVLELIDHHRISNFNVDEPLYARVEPVGCTATIILKLFKENGLAPSKETAGLMLSAIISDTLLFKSPTCTQCDAKAGKELAEIAGVDLKEYGLEMLKAGTALGDKSEAELLNMDMKIFEIDGEKIGVAQVNTVNEAEVLERKEKLLAEIDNIIAKEGLKFFMLAITNILTNDSTALVSGNGNDVIEKAFGEKVDSNLVTLKGVVSRKKQIIPPLTKAIQG is encoded by the coding sequence ATGTCAATATTAGTTTTTGGACACAAAAATCCAGATACAGATACAATTTGTTCGGCAATTGCTTATGCGGAACTAAAAAATAAATTGGGAAAAGATGTAAAGGCTGTAAGACTTGGAGAAGTTAATGAAGAAACTAAGTATGCCTTGAACTATTTTAAAGTTGAAAAGCCTGAATTGGTGGAAAATGTGGCTGGAAAGGAAATTATTTTAGTAGACCATAATGAAAGAACTCAAACTGCTGATGGATTTGAAGAAGCAAAAGTTTTGGAATTGATTGATCATCACAGAATTTCAAATTTCAATGTAGATGAGCCATTGTATGCAAGAGTAGAGCCTGTTGGATGTACTGCGACTATTATTTTAAAATTATTTAAGGAAAATGGTCTTGCACCAAGTAAAGAAACTGCTGGACTTATGTTAAGCGCAATTATTTCAGATACATTATTGTTTAAATCTCCAACTTGTACACAATGTGACGCAAAGGCTGGAAAGGAATTGGCTGAAATTGCTGGAGTAGATTTGAAGGAATATGGACTTGAAATGTTAAAGGCTGGAACTGCGCTTGGAGATAAATCTGAAGCAGAACTTCTTAATATGGACATGAAAATATTTGAAATTGATGGTGAAAAAATTGGTGTAGCACAAGTCAATACTGTAAATGAAGCGGAAGTTTTAGAAAGAAAAGAAAAATTATTGGCTGAAATTGATAATATTATTGCAAAAGAAGGGCTAAAATTCTTTATGCTTGCAATTACAAATATTTTAACAAATGATTCTACAGCATTAGTTTCTGGAAATGGAAATGATGTTATTGAAAAAGCATTTGGAGAAAAAGTTGACAGTAATTTAGTAACTTTGAAGGGTGTAGTTTCAAGAAAGAAACAAATTATTCCGCCATTGACAAAAGCAATTCAAGGATAA